Genomic window (Alphaproteobacteria bacterium):
AATTGGAGTCAGTTTGCTTATCAGTACTACGCAACAGAATGTTACAGGTGAAGCAGCACAGGCTATAAACCGTTTAAGCTTTGCGGAGCATGTCTTGTTTAAAACAATAGGGGCTGCCTTCATTCTGTTCCTGTTCGGGCTTATCTCCGCGTTTTATGCGCGTGCCTATGCCTTTATGATACGCACTAAACAAGCCTAATCAATCATTTTCGCTTAAATCTATATTCAATGCTTTGCGTGCGGTTTCAAATGAAAATCCGGCACGGCACATTCTGGCAAGTTCCTTTTTTGGATCTGCATTCTTTGTCTTGCGATGGATGCCAAGGCCTTTCTTTTTTGCAAAGATACGTGCCGCTTCCAAATCCATTTCGTCAAGGCTGTGGTCTTCACTGGACTCAATTATTTTTTCTTTAATCAGGTTTTTGCCAACGCCTTTATGTAATAATTTTTGCTGTATCTTCTGGCGTGATAATCCTGATTGCTTTGCGTGTTCAATAAAACGCTTTGCCACATCGCCGTCATTAATCCAGTTCTTTTCTTCATACCGGTTTAGAATTGCATTTTTCCAGCGAATAGCATCGCCGCTTGCAAATTCCTTATCGGCATAAGCAGCTTTATCAATATGCCGTTGCAAGGTTCGGCCAAGCATCCCGCGCGTAGCCGAATAACGGGTTACATAGCGTAGCGCCAAAAACTCCAACCGCTCTTTGGTTAGCGGTTTTAGCTTTTTTATTTTTCTGGAATTGTGTTTAAACATTGGCGGCTTACTGAAATCAAAGGTGAAAGTAAACTATAACAGTATTTTAATCTTCTGTTAAGTATATGAACTTAAACATTTTTTAAACAGAATGCCTGTATTCTGAGCATATATAAAATTTTAGGCAAACTGTATGATTGAAGCAATTTTAACAGAAGAACAAAAAAAACCACTCAAAGAGCCAGTGGTTACGGCTGCCAAAAAGCCAGTCTATAGCCGTTACTTCATCGAGCTTCATGTACCAGAAAACCGCGAAGCATCCCGCGTGCTGATGACTGAAATTAGCCGCCATGCTGCATTAGAATTCATTCAAGTGCTTCGTGACTGGGTTAAACACGAACACATGGCCAGTGAACTATCCAGCGTATCGGTTACCGCCATGGGGCAGGTGATGATAGTGTGCAGCCACCGTCTTATCGACATGGTGCGCGAGCAGGATATCTGGGCTATCTCGCATATCCGTTCGGCCGATCAGGCCGGTGATTTACGCCGTATTTCCGGAAAAGTATAAAGCTCCTGTAAAAACAGCTAGTCCTGTTCAATAGCATCGCTATACTTGGCGCATGCTCAATCCCGTTACATTTACATCAACCAAATCTGGAACGCGTCTGCTCGTGCTTGGCGCTGTTCATGGCAATGAAGTATGTGGTCCTGCCGCTATTGAACAGGTATTGGCGCGGTTCAATTCCGGCGAAATCAAAATAGAAGCGGGCCGCGTAACCTTTGTGCCGGTGTGCAATCCGCGCGCTTACGCTGAAAACAAACGCTTCATCGACAGAAATCTCAACCGTGCCATGTCAAAGCGTGCTGAACCAAGAATGTATGAAGAATTTTTGATGAATGAGCTTACGCCGCTTCTGGAAGATTGCGATGTATTGCTTGATATCCATTCCTATCGGGCTGGTGGGCCGGCTTTTGCGTTTCGCGGC
Coding sequences:
- a CDS encoding RecX family transcriptional regulator, with the protein product MALRYVTRYSATRGMLGRTLQRHIDKAAYADKEFASGDAIRWKNAILNRYEEKNWINDGDVAKRFIEHAKQSGLSRQKIQQKLLHKGVGKNLIKEKIIESSEDHSLDEMDLEAARIFAKKKGLGIHRKTKNADPKKELARMCRAGFSFETARKALNIDLSEND